The following are encoded together in the Humulus lupulus chromosome 5, drHumLupu1.1, whole genome shotgun sequence genome:
- the LOC133834673 gene encoding septum site-determining protein minD homolog, chloroplastic, which translates to MLSVRSIHSNHYSIPATTHPPTLFNHPKTLKRTFPTPNPNPKPHTIRSVLQWNRKPQLAGDTPRVVVITSGKGGVGKTTTTANVGLSLARLGFSVVAIDADVGLRNLDLLLGLENRVNYTVVEVLNGDCRLDQALVRDKRWSNFELLCISKPRSKLPIGFGGKALVWLVDALKSRQEGCPDFIIIDCPAGIDAGFITAITPANEAILVTTPDITSLRDADRVTGLLECDGIRDIKMMVNRVRTDMIKGEDMMSVLDVQEMLGLALLGVIPEDSEVIRSTNRGYPLVLNKPPTLAGLAFEQAAWRLVEQDSMKAVMVEEEPKKRGFFSFFGG; encoded by the coding sequence ATGCTCTCTGTCCGATCCATCCATTCCAACCATTACTCCATCCCCGCCACCACTCATCCACCCACCCTTTTCAACCATCCCAAAACCCTAAAACGCACATTCCCTACACCCAATCCCAACCCTAAACCCCACACCATACGCTCCGTTCTTCAATGGAATAGGAAGCCCCAGTTGGCCGGCGACACCCCCCGCGTCGTCGTCATCACCTCTGGAAAAGGAGGCGTTGGCAAGACCACCACCACCGCCAATGTGGGCCTCTCCCTCGCCCGACTCGGCTTCTCCGTCGTTGCCATTGACGCTGACGTTGGCCTCCGCAATCTCGATCTCCTACTTGGTCTCGAGAATCGCGTCAATTACACTGTCGTTGAGGTCCTCAATGGCGATTGTAGGCTGGACCAGGCTCTGGTGAGGGACAAGCGCTGGTCCAACTTCGAGTTGCTGTGCATTTCGAAGCCCAGGTCGAAATTGCCGATTGGGTTTGGTGGGAAAGCTTTGGTTTGGCTTGTTGACGCCTTGAAATCTCGCCAAGAAGGTTGCCCGGATTTCATTATCATCGATTGCCCGGCAGGCATCGACGCCGGCTTTATTACGGCCATTACACCGGCCAACGAGGCGATTCTAGTGACAACGCCGGATATTACGAGCTTGAGGGATGCGGATAGGGTCACGGGGCTGCTAGAGTGTGATGGAATAAGGGATATTAAGATGATGGTGAACCGGGTTCGGACTGATATGATCAAAGGTGAGGATATGATGTCAGTGTTGGATGTACAAGAAATGTTGGGTTTGGCTTTACTAGGAGTGATTCCGGAGGATTCTGAAGTAATCAGGAGCACGAATAGGGGGTACCCTCTGGTTTTGAATAAGCCACCCACGTTGGCCGGGTTGGCTTTCGAGCAAGCAGCTTGGAGACTGGTTGAGCAAGATAGTATGAAGGCTGTCATGGTTGAAGAAGAGCCCAAGAAGCGTGGTTTTTTCTCATTCTTTGGGGGTTAG